Proteins co-encoded in one Garra rufa chromosome 21, GarRuf1.0, whole genome shotgun sequence genomic window:
- the haus2 gene encoding HAUS augmin-like complex subunit 2: MNPWDPITYTVTPAAKILARCVTSGIMTQEELDALPRESEVFSSSLLEAEQLNRVRHDLEQTNLDLELLKLERDGADVTHTYYLSQRFASLQQFTSHLQEVLREQTVLRERLTKPMCQQNLPLQADLHRYVVELMEMVVEFIQNLEVKIQMVQAIPTTDSYLSNLNSARTQLLAQVTEVENLYKQVLKQRGHLQNNSKDMSS; this comes from the exons ATGAATCCCTGGGACCCCATTACTTACACAGTGACACCTGCTGCTAAGATTTTAGCCAGATGTGTAACATCAGGCATCATGACACAG GAGGAGCTTGATGCTCTCCCACGGGAATCAGAAGTTTTTTCGTCATCTTTACTTGAAGCTGAGCAGCTGAACAGAGTTAGACATGATCTTGAACAG ACTAATTTAGATTTAGAGCTGCTGAAGCTGGAAAGAGATGGTGCAGACGTCACTCACACTTATTATCTCA GTCAGAGGTTTGCTTCCTTGCAACAGTTCACTTCCCACCTTCAGGAAGTGCTGCGAGAACAGACAGTCCTACGAGAGAGACTCACAAAGCCAATGTGCCAGCAGAACCTGCCTCTTCAGGCTGATCTTCACAG ATATGTGGTAGAGTTAATGGAAATGGTGGTGGAGTTCATTCAGAACTTGGAAGTAAAAATTCAAATGGTTCAAGCAATTCCAACCACTGACAGTTATCTGAGTAATTTG AACAGTGCCAGAACTCAACTGCTGGCTCAGGTCACTGAAGTCGAGAACCTATACAAGCAAGTTCTTAAGCAACGAGGCCATCTACAAAACAACAGCAAAGACATGTCCAGTTGA
- the heatr4 gene encoding HEAT repeat-containing protein 4 yields the protein MNLQHAKWRPDHHSKRREDRLYKQLLNNASQILSFSKEVMDEMGAISYRKADFSQLFHATGPLAPGNRLKKIKSHENNEIHCNISCLTKEEGRISVQAPAVNTKVPSLSFSDQRKMYDVFRITNPFRVLNVHICLKESSIEDWEAQRSRWQEFAQNKTEQLLLLRKQHRIPGYVLSPVSTDVQNHLNKTATTVTAKHIEIPQAPRLQDILNKCAATKSVSEQEIFSAGTGITVKTEERWMDLPTKIVSALEHGLSGRDPEMPKQSVSELSTLRCAVDQWRNSCNVKLPLQRVTIEGLKRALSDPNYSVRLEAIITCALGAVNGPQEELDPGKAGQHGKVHKLKADLQELQALIVSALHDPVKRVQMAAAVCQYAMRTPNARARDILRNTLKEDPSGTGADSWVAAQCLTMDGDTSQAVIQRLLSQHFLRDAPSDHEQSMMLLSRISCKTTLVRSLLAEELNSANWRTRVQACTSIAQLRSPINQDLCNKLIHMMWNDWSCAVRHAAALALSKMDAAREMHSELSAKLEEGPTAWRVEALIFIGQLNIMTPKLLPTFLRCFNDDFVAVRKQACLTAASLMMDDQLVLDQLIHLMQNDPLWEMKVEAINGWMNPALQELLMWAVHHEEEPSVRIAACKALSTLDAEGPELQHFLQERYALEPNSDVQRHIESLLKKHGYSLKGNESKIHEIKLQVELLCAKHIIAQKVLLMEERGKQQQQKVL from the exons ATGAATTTACAGCATGCAAAATGGAGACCAGACCACCACAGCAAGCGCAGAGAGGACCGTCTGTACAAACAGCTTCTGAATAATGCAAGCCAGATCCTTTCCTTCTCCAAAGAAGTTATGGACGAGATGGGGGCCATTTCATACAGAAAAGCTGACTTTAGCCAGCTTTTCCATGCTACAGGCCCCTTAGCACCAGGTAAcagattaaagaaaataaaaagccATGAGAACAATGAAATACACTGCAACATCAGTTGTTTAACCAAAGAGGAAGGCAGAATTTCAGTACAGGCTCCTGCAGTAAACACTAAGGTACCTTCCTTGAGTTTTAGTGATCAAAGAAAGATGTATGATGTGTTTAGAATAACAAATCCGTTCAGGGTGTTGAATGTGCACATCTGTCTGAAGGAATCCTCTATAGAGGATTGGGAAGCCCAGAGAAGCAGGTGGCAGGAGTTTGCACAAAATAAGACGGAGCAACTATTGCTGCTGAGAAAACAACACAG GATACCAGGTTATGTTCTCTCTCCAGTAAGCACAGATGTGCAAAACCACTTAAATAAGACAGCAACCACTGTGACCGCCAAGCACATTGAGATCCCACAGGCCCCTCGGCTACAGGATATCTTGAACAAATGTGCCGCCACAAAGAGCGTCTCTGAACAGGAGATCTTCTCAG CAGGAACTGGTATAACAGTAAAAACAGAAGAGCGATGGATGGATCTACCCACCAAAATTGTCTCTGCCCTCGAACACGGACTCAGCGGACGGGATCCTGAGATGCCCAAACAGTCTGTGTCCGAGCTTTCCACTCTTCGCTGTGCAGTTGATCAATGGAGGAATTCCTGCAACGTCA AGTTGCCCTTGCAGAGAGTGACCATCGAGGGCCTAAAAAGGGCTCTTAGCGACCCTAATTACTCAGTGCGGCTGGAAGCCATCATAACTTGTGCATTGGGAGCAGTTAATGGACCACAAGAAGAGCTTGACCCTGGCAAAGCAG GTCAACATGGTAAGGTGCACAAATTGAAGGCAGATCTTCAGGAGCTGCAGGCTCTCATTGTCTCAGCACTTCATGATCCAGTGAAGAGAGTTCAGATGGCTGCTGCTGTGTGCCAGTATGCTATGAGGACACCTAACGCACGTGCCAGAGACATACTGCGAAACACTTTGAAGGAAG ATCCTTCTGGGACAGGTGCAGACAGCTGGGTGGCGGCACAGTGCTTGACGATGGACGGTGACACAAGTCAAGCTGTCATACAGAGACTTCTGTCACAGCACTTTCTCAGAGACGCTCCTTCAGATCACGAGCAGTCTATGATGCTACTCTCCAGAATCAGCTGCAAGACT ACACTAGTGCGCTCTCTTCTGGCAGAGGAGTTAAACAGTGCTAACTGGAGAACACGAGTTCAGGCCTGTACTAGCATTGCACAGCTCAGAAGTCCAATAAACCAA GATCTTTGCAACAAACTGATACACATGATGTGGAACGACTGGAGCTGTGCCGTTCGTCACGCTGCAGCGCTGGCTCTGAGTAAAATGGATGCGGCCAGAGAGATGCACAGTGAGCTGAG CGCGAAGCTGGAGGAGGGTCCAACTGCTTGGCGAGTGGAAGCGCTGATCTTTATTGGTCAGCTCAATATAATGACACCCAAGCTACTGCCTACTTTCCTGCGGTGCTTTAATGATGACTTTGTGGCTGTGCGCAAACAAGCATGCTTGACTGCAGCATCTCTAATGATGGATGACCAGTTG GTCCTGGATCAGCTTATTCACCTGATGCAGAATGATCCATTATGGGAGATGAAAGTGGAAGCAATTAATG GTTGGATGAACCCAGCTCTCCAGGAGTTGCTGATGTGGGCTGTACACCATGAGGAGGAGCCCAGTGTGCGCATTGCTGCCTGTAAGGCCCTGAGCACTTTAGATGCAGAGGGCCCTGAATTACAGCATTTCCTACAGGAGCGTTATGCACTGGAACCCAATTCTGATGTGCAGAG GCACATTGAAAGTCTTCTGAAAAAGCATGGATACAGTCTAAAGGGAAACGAAAGCAAGATTCATGAGATAAAACTCCAG GTGGAGCTGTTGTGTGCAAAACACATCATCGCACAGAAAGTGCTCTTAATGGAAGAAAGGGGAAAGCAGCAACAGCAAAAAGTATTGTGA
- the LOC141296383 gene encoding transmembrane protein 151B gives MLSLDLETDTTAEDTAPSTPDGGAETPASLDVLEEQWPIKQSLSASMCRETHWRCLLLSLLMYSCLGAVAWCQLTQVTKLSFDSSSTSLTASMNSLRGGGRAMIYHDSPCSDGYVYIPLAFLLMLYAVYLMECWHCRARSELQCKANVESVYERVLRMRQARPCVWWKAISYHFVRRTRQVTRYRNGDAYTTTQVYHERVNTHVAEGEFDYSRCGMRDVSRNLRGLEAHAATRLNFSKCFSFSGAGPENAYLNQRARFFSEIEGLDDYMEAREGMLLKNVDFKEHLIAYVDPDQLPWYTSRVTFWLAAILMLSWPLRVLIEYRTAFVHYQVEKLFGLEYSNNSPSPEDNATTRNTRYGLPRAETVDSTELEWHIRSNRQLIPSYSEAMLMNLGTSGSNHRDSISSNRLLLDSCSAQSYGTLVQNCEHCCQHEGGRRRPTISSSCSSIFSRHTFHSRLSLDTSHFSLCRMYGSRRTMGLWRSRSSTLTERCCPDEQCCRSYTSQLALNDSPPNYQDARFFPVLIVHRPEGCGDSSEVRRYYVRRGSCCVETSV, from the coding sequence CAATGGCCAATAAAGCAGTCCCTGAGTGCCTCTATGTGCCGCGAGACGCACTGGAGATGCCTTCTCCTTTCGCTGCTAATGTACAGCTGTCTGGGTGCCGTGGCCTGGTGTCAGCTCACCCAGGTCACCAAACTGAGCTTCGATTCCTCTAGTACCTCCCTCACAGCCTCAATGAACTCTCTCAGAGGAGGAGGTCGTGCCATGATATACCACGACAGCCCTTGCTCTGACGGTTACGTGTACATCCCCTTGGCCTTCCTCCTCATGCTTTACGCCGTTTACCTTATGGAGTGCTGGCACTGCCGTGCCCGCAGCGAGTTGCAGTGCAAGGCCAATGTGGAGAGCGTCTACGAAAGGGTTCTGCGCATGCGTCAAGCCCGACCGTGTGTCTGGTGGAAAGCCATCAGCTACCATTTCGTACGCAGGACTCGACAAGTAACGCGATACCGGAATGGAGACGCCTACACGACCACGCAGGTGTATCATGAGCGTGTTAACACGCACGTGGCGGAGGGCGAGTTCGACTACAGCCGATGTGGAATGAGAGACGTTTCGCGCAATTTGCGCGGGCTGGAGGCTCATGCGGCGACACGGTTGAATTTTTCAAAGTGTTTCAGCTTCTCAGGAGCAGGACCTGAAAATGCATACCTCAACCAACGAGCCAGGTTCTTCTCGGAAATCGAGGGACTGGATGACTACATGGAAGCCCGTGAGGGCATGCTGCTGAAGAACGTCGACTTTAAAGAGCATCTCATCGCTTATGTGGATCCCGACCAACTGCCGTGGTACACCTCGCGAGTCACCTTCTGGTTGGCTGCTATCCTTATGCTTTCCTGGCCACTGCGAGTGCTGATCGAGTACCGGACGGCATTTGTTCACTACCAAGTTGAGAAACTCTTCGGACTAGAGTATAGCAACAACAGCCCGTCTCCAGAGGACAACGCCACCACGAGGAACACTCGATACGGCCTTCCGAGAGCAGAAACCGTCGACAGTACGGAGCTCGAATGGCACATTCGGTCAAACCGCCAGCTTATACCAAGCTACTCAGAGGCCATGCTGATGAACCTAGGAACTTCTGGGTCAAACCACAGAGACAGTATTTCCTCCAACCGCTTGCTGTTGGATAGCTGCTCAGCACAGAGCTACGGTACGCTGGTGCAGAACTGTGAGCACTGTTGCCAACACGAGGGCGGGCGAAGACGTCCAACAATCAGCTCTAGTTGTTCCTCCATCTTCTCTCGCCACACATTCCACTCCCGTTTGTCTCTGGACACCTCGCACTTCTCGTTGTGCCGCATGTATGGCTCTAGGCGCACCATGGGACTCTGGAGGAGCCGCAGTAGTACACTAACAGAGCGCTGCTGTCCTGACGAGCAATGCTGCAGGTCTTACACCAGTCAGCTTGCGCTGAATGACAGCCCGCCGAACTACCAAGACGCTCGGTTCTTCCCGGTCCTCATTGTACATCGACCTGAGGGCTGCGGAGACTCCTCTGAGGTGAGGAGATATTACGTTCGCAGAGGCTCCTGTTGTGTGGAGACTTCAGTTTAA